The following coding sequences are from one Humulus lupulus chromosome X, drHumLupu1.1, whole genome shotgun sequence window:
- the LOC133806684 gene encoding lysine-rich arabinogalactan protein 19-like, with translation MRTESPSSVKMHASQAKKKGQSLPSVRGRSTKKVKMVEEAVVVQDIGSDSDDVPDSPLINDVGESTAGSATGTEIPEQQPDVSQPPLRRRTGVTINEPTGAPQPTAAPAPPRKGTKKATEPILESSDKNDMDSENVFDMYCALEAPEAPVSKNKSSRRHQGESSKAPPAKKSRTADPPADEPPTNTTPPPSPLEQQTPPAPVGLTPSPPDPTNQTQ, from the exons ATGAGAACGGAGAGTCCCTCTAGTGTGAAGATGCATGCTTCTCAGGCGAAGAAGAAAGGTCAGTCTCTTCCCTCTGTTCGTGGTCGCTCAACGAAGAAGGTGAAAATGGTGGAGGAGGCGGTTGTGGTTCAAGACATAGGGTCCGATTCTGACGATGTCCCCGATTCTCCATTGATCAAT gatgtgGGGGAATCTACTGCGGGGAGTGCTACCGGCACTGAAATCCCCGAACAGCAgccagatgtgtcacaacctcctcTGAGGAGGAGAACTGGGGTGACCATCAATGAGCCAACTGGTGCCCCCCAACCTACTGCCGCACCAGCCCCTCCAAGGAAGGGAACGAAGAAGGCCAcagagcctattcttgagtcgtcGGACAAGAATG ACATGGACTCCGAGAATGTGTTCGACATGTATTGTGCTCTCGAGGCTCCTGAAGCTCCTGTGAGCAAGAATAAATCGAGCAGGCGGCATCAGggggaaagcagtaaagcgcCGCCAGCCAAGAAATCTCGTACTGCAGACCCTCCAGCAGACGAACCGCCGACAAAtacaacaccacctccttctcctctcgaGCAGCAAACTCCTCCTGCTCCGGTCGGGTTGACACCTTCTCCACCGGATCCAACCAACCAGACTCAGTAG